A region from the Desulfovermiculus halophilus DSM 18834 genome encodes:
- a CDS encoding ATP-binding protein: ITSNLDFQEWDRAFENKLLGSATIDRLRHDAYLVYLDGPSYRKPKPNQALKKEVEKSQKSA; the protein is encoded by the coding sequence TCATTACAAGCAACCTTGATTTCCAGGAATGGGACCGGGCCTTTGAAAACAAGCTTTTGGGATCAGCTACCATCGATAGACTCCGGCATGATGCCTACCTGGTCTATTTGGATGGGCCCAGCTACAGGAAACCAAAGCCAAACCAAGCTCTCAAAAAAGAGGTGGAAAAAAGCCAAAAATCAGCCTAA